The DNA window GCCAGGTACTTGGGCCAGGTTTCATCCCGTACTGAGGCGCTCCACTCCAGCCACACTTTAATGTAGGCCGGGTGCTCTTCGCAGGCCTGCAGAAAAGCCCCCAGATGCGCCTTGATGGCGGCCACCGGGTCAGCCTGTTCACGGTAAACCTGTTCGGCCAGGTTCAGCAGGAAGCTTTCAATCTCGTCCAGTACCGCATCTACCAGATCTTCACGGGTATTGAAATAGTTGAAGACGGTGGCAACCGATACCCCGCCGGTTTCGGCAATTTCGGTGTGTCCGCCACGGCCAATGCCACGGTGAGCAAAGTTCTCTACGGCATGGACCAGCAGTAACTTTTTACGTTCTTCAGGATTCAGACGGCGACGGCCATCAACAGCGACAGGCATGGTAAAACCCCTTGATTCAGTTGCATGAGCGGGTGCGAACAACGCCAGTAGTTTTTGATAACTCTGACTGTTATGTAGTTTCTAAGTAGTTCAACTTCTCAATACCGGATTTTTACTGCAGGCCGATCCCGGGGGAAGCAGTATTGCGTGTAATTTTGTATGTTACATACTGTAACTTCATGTAACAAGGCAGGGTGGCGGTGGATATTACGGCACCGGCCGGAGGTTTTAAGAGGGTGGCGTAACGGTGCTGATTGTGCGCTTGGGTTGGACAGCGGGGGCCGTTTTCAGTATCCTTTAGTGTTAGTTTATACACGCATTGTGGCGATCGCTTTTTGTCGCCGGAATCAGCCGTAAGCGGGATGGGGTCTGTCTTTCACCATTCCGCTTTTTTACGACTGCAGATTCCTTCGGCGATTCCCTCCGGCCCGGTGCGGTAGTCTGCAAGTTTATTCTTTGTTCGGGGATTTAGCCTTGTCTACGCCAGCCATTCTAGCTCTTGAGGACGGCAGCATCTTCAAAGGTACCAGCATTGGTGCCGAAGGTCTGTCAGTGGGAGAGGTAGTGTTTAACACCTCTATGACCGGTTATCAGGAGATTCTTACCGATCCTTCCTATGCCAGTCAGATTGTCACCTTAACCTATCCACATATTGGTAACTACGGTACCAACCCTGAAGACGAAGAGTCTGACGGCATCTATGCCAAAGGCCTGGTAATCCGCGATCTGCCATTAATTGCTTCCAGTTTCCGCAATGAGCAGGCACTGGATGAATACCTG is part of the Venatoribacter cucullus genome and encodes:
- a CDS encoding TetR/AcrR family transcriptional regulator, producing the protein MPVAVDGRRRLNPEERKKLLLVHAVENFAHRGIGRGGHTEIAETGGVSVATVFNYFNTREDLVDAVLDEIESFLLNLAEQVYREQADPVAAIKAHLGAFLQACEEHPAYIKVWLEWSASVRDETWPKYLAFQNKLLDLIAEHIETGIRSGALEMGLSPRERARWALGNAQMLVSMVFDPDGKPSGMEEMISRGFDHILGVKSRA